GCAGTGCTCACCCTCAGCTCAGGTGCCATGGCCAGAGTCATTGGGAATGGAGGGCAGAAGGGGGCATGttcccctgcccaggcaggccTGTGCTCCTGGGACACTGACTGACCCCTgacttctcccctctcttctctccctctccaggTTCCCTGGTCCAGGCAGCAATGACTCAGCCATCCTCACTGTCAGCCGAGTGAGAGACACAGTCAGGATCACCTGCACTGGGggtagcagcagcagcgactATGCCTGGTTCCAGCAGAAgatccctggcactgcccctgtCACTGTGATCTATGGGAATAGCAACAGACCCTCGGACATCCCTTCGCGATTCTCCGGATCCAGGTCCGGCACCACGGGCACGTTAACCATCACTGGGGTCCAAGCCGAGGACGAGGCTGTCTATTTCTGTGGTAGCTatgaaggcagcagcagcagcaactaTGGTGTGAGGTAACAGTGAGTAAGAGAAAGTGACGGATACTTAAAAAACAGGGGAAAGATTTTGGTCTTCTCCCTCCTGGCAGCTCATGGTGTAGCCACGTCCCCACAGCCACTTGGTATGGATGGTCATGTCCTTCTGTGCTGCCAAAGCTGCTTGTGCAGCCATTCAGCAATTGCCTGGGCTCAGCTTTTCAAATGTCTGTGACCATGTCCATGTCTGACTGTTTGATTCCATGTGATCTTGTCCAGGCATGTCTGTGTACCTGGGATGCTGACTGAGCTCCTCTTCTCCCCtctcttttctccctctccAGGTTCCCTGgtccaggctgcagcactgaCTCAGACACCCGAGATATCAGCCAGAGAGAGACTGTTAATATCAACTGCTCTGAAGGCAACCCCAAAAAGTACTTTGCCTGGTTCCAGCAGAAGGTCCCTGGCACTGGCCCTGTCACTGTGATTTACCAGGATACCAACAGACCCTCGGACATCCCTTCGCGATTCTCCGGCTCTGCCTCCGGCTCCACGGCCACGTTAACCATCACTGGGGTCCAAGCCGAGGACGAGGCTGTCTATTACTGTGgtagcagggacagcagcagtgaTGCTAGTGAAGTGATAAAGacaaaagaattaaaaacatAGATTTTCAGTCCTTCTCATGGCCAAGCAGAGTTGTAGatgtggggctgggacaggttATGTCTCCTCTGCATGACCATAGCTATGAATACCATTTTTTGTCCAATTGAACAGAAGGCTGGGGATCATTGTCCTCTCCTCTACAAAACTCATGGTGTAGCTGTGTTCCACACCTCACTGCCTCTTGCTACTGATAACCATGTCCACCTGCATCTGCCAGAGCTGACTCTCTGCTGAGATGCCTTGGCCTGGGCTCTACTCCTCAAATATGCTCGTGACTGTGTCTGGCTTAATTCTCCTCTGACTGTGGCATTCCCTGTAACCTTGGTCCCCAGGCAGGTCTGTTCTCCCGGGACACTGACTGaccccctctcctcccctctcttctctccctctccatgTTCCCTggtccaggcagcagcagtgactcAGCCATCCTCGATGTCAGCCAATGTGGGAGACACCGTCAGG
The Passer domesticus isolate bPasDom1 chromosome 17, bPasDom1.hap1, whole genome shotgun sequence DNA segment above includes these coding regions:
- the LOC135282863 gene encoding immunoglobulin kappa light chain-like; protein product: MGLAGAAAVRITCSGASSSYAYAGWFQQKVPGTAPVTVIYNNNNRPSGIPSRFSGSGHINHHWGQAEDEAIYFCGALDNSSSPGQGPWHSTISVRFPGPGSNDSAILTVSRVRDTVRITCTGGSSSSDYAWFQQKIPGTAPVTVIYGNSNRPSDIPSRFSGSRSGTTGTLTITGVQAEDEAVYFCGSYEGSSSSNYGVRFPGPGCSTDSDTRDISQRETVNINCSEGNPKKYFAWFQQKVPGTGPVTVIYQDTNRPSDIPSRFSGSASGSTATLTITGVQAEDEAVYYCGSRDSSSDASEVIKTKELKT